The following proteins come from a genomic window of Natrinema saccharevitans:
- a CDS encoding ABC transporter ATP-binding protein: MTARENSGTTNGVDAVAAFGEATGAAAGDDTVGTDRGIEKERLPTETRPDDREPSATADRDIAVSVTGLSKRFGDGETAVIAVDEVSFDIETGSIVGLLGPNGAGKTTLIKSILGMVVPDAGSVRIRDIDLRERPRAAYGAVDAMLEGARNDYWRLTVRENLRYFATIGGVDPDSVRDRHDRLLAQLDLEAKADVPVRDLSRGMKQKVSLASVLAGGAEVVFLDEPTLGLDIESSRTLQRELRRLAAEEDLTVVLSSHDMDVVETVCDRVLIMSDGAIVADDTVDALLSDTDRHCVRIASADIDAALVSRLRRRFDSLEAERRDAGHRIEVVTDSDGLYELLATLRGDGVTLERVRTVEPDLEDVFVELTSGDRGDR, from the coding sequence GTGACGGCGCGAGAAAACAGCGGGACGACGAACGGAGTCGATGCCGTGGCCGCGTTCGGCGAGGCGACCGGCGCGGCCGCTGGCGACGACACGGTCGGAACCGACCGGGGGATCGAGAAAGAGCGGCTACCGACCGAGACGCGCCCGGACGACCGCGAGCCGTCGGCGACGGCCGACCGCGATATCGCCGTCTCCGTCACCGGGCTGTCCAAGCGGTTCGGCGACGGCGAGACGGCGGTGATCGCCGTCGACGAGGTGAGCTTCGACATCGAGACCGGCTCGATCGTCGGCCTGCTGGGGCCCAACGGTGCCGGCAAGACGACGCTCATCAAGTCCATCCTCGGGATGGTCGTGCCGGACGCTGGCAGCGTCCGGATCCGCGACATCGACCTCCGGGAGCGACCGCGGGCGGCCTACGGCGCCGTCGACGCGATGCTCGAGGGGGCGCGAAACGACTACTGGCGGCTGACCGTCCGGGAGAACCTGCGGTACTTCGCCACGATCGGCGGCGTCGACCCGGACTCGGTCCGCGACCGCCACGACCGGCTGCTGGCCCAGCTCGACCTCGAGGCGAAAGCCGACGTTCCGGTCCGCGATCTCTCCCGGGGGATGAAACAGAAGGTGTCGCTGGCCAGCGTCCTCGCCGGCGGCGCCGAGGTCGTCTTCCTCGACGAGCCCACGCTCGGGCTCGACATCGAGAGTTCCCGGACGCTCCAGCGGGAACTGCGACGCCTCGCCGCGGAGGAGGACCTCACCGTCGTCCTCAGCAGCCACGACATGGACGTCGTCGAGACGGTCTGTGACCGCGTCCTCATCATGTCCGACGGGGCGATCGTCGCGGACGACACCGTCGACGCCTTGCTGTCCGACACGGACCGCCACTGCGTTCGGATCGCGAGCGCCGACATCGACGCCGCCCTCGTCTCGCGGCTGCGACGGCGCTTCGATTCGCTCGAGGCCGAGCGACGCGACGCCGGCCACCGGATCGAGGTCGTGACCGACAGCGACGGCCTCTACGAGCTGCTGGCGACGCTTCGCGGCGACGGCGTGACCCTCGAGCGCGTCCGGACGGTCGAGCCGGACCTCGAGGACGTCTTCGTCGAACTGACGAGCGGCGACCGAGGTGACCGATGA
- a CDS encoding universal stress protein has protein sequence MTRVLVPLAILEGETVPAGLPTLLASTDVTVLGYHVLPEQTPPDQARLQYEDRATAALDDLVAEFEAAGSEADHRLVFTHDREQTIDRVAAETGADAYAIPGVTGPVDRLLVALSGDVAVDRIRSFVADLIADREIDVTLFLATDDEPGGRESLETAAEALAAAGIDAETELAVGDAPFEALLGATADHDAVVMGERAPSLRSFLLGEDEERVAAESVGPVLVVRSSDGT, from the coding sequence ATGACTCGAGTCCTCGTCCCGCTGGCGATCCTCGAGGGCGAGACGGTCCCGGCGGGACTGCCGACGCTGCTCGCGTCCACCGACGTGACGGTACTGGGCTATCACGTTCTGCCCGAGCAGACGCCGCCGGACCAGGCGCGACTCCAGTACGAGGACCGGGCGACCGCCGCCCTCGACGATCTCGTCGCCGAGTTCGAAGCGGCCGGCAGCGAGGCCGACCACCGCCTCGTGTTCACCCACGATCGGGAGCAGACGATCGACCGAGTCGCCGCGGAGACCGGAGCGGACGCTTACGCTATTCCGGGCGTGACCGGACCGGTCGATCGGCTTCTCGTGGCGCTCTCCGGCGATGTCGCCGTCGACCGCATTCGTTCGTTCGTCGCCGACTTGATCGCCGATCGGGAGATCGACGTCACGCTCTTTCTCGCGACCGACGACGAGCCCGGCGGCCGCGAATCCCTCGAGACGGCCGCCGAAGCCCTCGCCGCGGCCGGTATCGACGCCGAGACCGAACTTGCGGTCGGCGACGCGCCGTTCGAGGCACTCCTGGGCGCCACTGCGGACCACGACGCCGTCGTCATGGGCGAGCGGGCCCCGTCGCTGCGGTCGTTCCTCCTGGGCGAGGACGAAGAGCGGGTCGCCGCCGAGTCGGTCGGTCCGGTCCTCGTCGTTCGGAGTTCCGACGGCACGTGA
- a CDS encoding DUF7861 family protein, whose translation MAHDRIHARKPTHDLERWSVGTIAAVSERDGHAVFEVTTAGGESIELVVTVAIRDLVLRRLDLGADESPIGARVWYRSRGG comes from the coding sequence ATGGCCCACGACAGGATCCACGCGCGCAAACCCACCCACGACCTCGAGCGGTGGTCCGTCGGGACGATCGCCGCCGTCTCCGAGCGGGACGGTCACGCCGTCTTCGAGGTGACGACCGCGGGCGGCGAGTCGATCGAACTCGTCGTGACGGTCGCGATCCGGGACCTCGTCCTCCGGCGACTCGACCTCGGGGCCGACGAGTCGCCGATCGGTGCCCGCGTCTGGTACCGCTCCCGGGGCGGCTGA
- a CDS encoding AbrB/MazE/SpoVT family DNA-binding domain-containing protein — protein sequence MGEPETRKVGDRGQVTLPKRLREAFDIHGGDEVTIREEDDKIVIEKPTSRADLAEGYRRRAEHHRALAAEMDGASREANASLGDAPDWEE from the coding sequence ATGGGCGAGCCAGAAACACGGAAAGTCGGCGATCGCGGGCAGGTAACGCTGCCGAAGCGGCTTCGAGAGGCGTTCGATATCCACGGCGGCGACGAGGTGACGATCCGCGAGGAGGACGACAAGATCGTCATCGAGAAACCGACGTCGCGGGCGGACCTCGCGGAGGGGTATCGACGCCGCGCCGAACACCACCGCGCCCTCGCCGCCGAGATGGACGGGGCCTCGCGTGAAGCGAACGCCTCCCTCGGCGACGCACCCGACTGGGAGGAGTGA
- a CDS encoding ABC transporter permease, producing the protein MSAGADRRDATDRPRPAGYRHLARAVLYREYLIFVRYPANAVGGLVISVFFFGLLFYGGRAIAGQALTDSIEGLIVGYFLWSLSVGAYSSISNDIGSEVQWGTLERHVMSPFGFAPVALLKGLAKIVRSFVTSSVLLAVMLLMTGRSLELNLGTIVVVATLSIVSVLGLGLAAGGVTVLYKRVGNWLNLLQFGFIVLISAPAFDLGWLRFLPLAQGSALLQRTMIDNVRLWEFPAADLAVLLGVAVGYLALGYAVFQYATRRARRLGVLGDY; encoded by the coding sequence ATGAGCGCGGGAGCGGATCGGCGGGACGCGACCGACCGTCCGCGGCCGGCCGGCTACCGCCACCTCGCGCGGGCCGTCCTCTACCGCGAGTACCTGATCTTCGTCCGCTACCCGGCCAACGCCGTCGGCGGGCTCGTCATCTCGGTGTTCTTCTTCGGGCTGCTGTTCTACGGCGGCCGGGCGATCGCCGGGCAGGCGCTGACCGACTCCATCGAGGGACTCATCGTCGGCTACTTCCTGTGGTCGCTCTCGGTCGGGGCGTACTCCTCGATCTCGAACGACATCGGGAGCGAGGTCCAGTGGGGGACCCTCGAGCGCCACGTGATGTCGCCCTTTGGCTTCGCTCCCGTGGCGCTGTTGAAGGGCCTCGCCAAGATCGTCCGGTCGTTCGTTACCTCGTCTGTGCTCCTCGCTGTCATGTTGCTCATGACCGGGCGGAGCCTCGAGTTGAACCTCGGAACGATCGTCGTCGTCGCGACGCTCAGCATCGTCTCGGTACTGGGCCTCGGACTGGCCGCCGGCGGCGTGACCGTCCTCTACAAGCGGGTCGGCAACTGGCTCAACCTGCTCCAGTTCGGCTTTATCGTGCTGATCTCCGCGCCCGCGTTCGACCTCGGCTGGCTGCGGTTCCTCCCGCTCGCGCAGGGCAGCGCCCTCCTCCAGCGGACGATGATCGATAACGTTCGCCTCTGGGAGTTCCCGGCGGCCGATCTCGCGGTCCTGCTCGGAGTCGCCGTCGGGTACCTCGCGCTCGGCTACGCGGTCTTCCAGTACGCGACCCGCCGGGCGCGTCGGCTCGGCGTCCTCGGGGACTACTGA
- a CDS encoding type II toxin-antitoxin system PemK/MazF family toxin, with the protein MHVRRGDIVVVELDPTRGSEQRGTRPCLVVQNDVGNENAPTTIVVPFTTSYRGERYPFEVLIPADECALREDSVALCSQVRTVSIDDRITGVVGSVPDDRMAEVDTALEYSLGLREV; encoded by the coding sequence ATGCACGTCCGCCGCGGCGACATCGTCGTCGTCGAACTCGATCCGACGCGCGGCTCCGAACAGCGGGGGACCAGACCCTGTCTCGTCGTCCAGAACGACGTGGGCAACGAGAACGCCCCGACGACGATCGTCGTCCCCTTCACCACGTCCTACAGGGGCGAGCGTTATCCCTTCGAAGTGCTGATTCCAGCCGACGAGTGTGCCCTCCGCGAGGACTCTGTCGCGCTCTGTAGTCAGGTTCGAACCGTCTCGATCGACGACCGGATCACGGGCGTCGTCGGATCGGTACCGGACGACCGGATGGCCGAGGTCGACACCGCCCTCGAGTACAGCCTCGGCTTGCGCGAGGTCTGA
- a CDS encoding universal stress protein, with protein sequence MSDRDHRVLIPVDVLEGESVPRTLVDAFASIPVVLLGYRELPDQIGTEQARDQYGDRMRAELAERRTVFEDAGCDVASRLAFTHSRLKTFERVAVEESCDAVLVCNPAPVLESVLVAIRSDVNVEHIARLLCTVLAGTTLTVTLFHVATDEAERDAGAELLQTARSELVTAGLDDERIDRTVVVDDSPTAAILDAAAAHDLLVLGESRPSIRRFVFRDRVERLARETVDPVLVIRGEYLEATAEDPESGGENEE encoded by the coding sequence ATGTCAGACCGCGACCATCGCGTGTTGATCCCGGTCGACGTCCTCGAGGGAGAGAGCGTCCCGCGGACGCTCGTCGACGCGTTCGCGTCGATCCCGGTCGTCCTGCTGGGCTATCGCGAACTCCCCGACCAGATCGGCACGGAGCAGGCACGCGACCAGTACGGTGACCGCATGCGGGCCGAACTCGCGGAGCGCCGGACGGTGTTCGAGGACGCCGGCTGCGACGTCGCGTCGCGACTGGCGTTTACCCACTCCCGACTGAAGACGTTCGAGCGCGTCGCCGTCGAGGAATCGTGCGACGCCGTCCTGGTCTGCAACCCGGCACCCGTCCTCGAGTCGGTACTCGTCGCGATTCGGAGCGACGTCAACGTCGAACACATCGCCCGGTTACTCTGTACGGTCCTCGCCGGTACGACGCTCACGGTCACCCTCTTTCACGTCGCGACCGACGAGGCGGAGCGAGACGCGGGCGCGGAACTGCTCCAGACGGCGCGATCGGAACTGGTGACCGCGGGTCTCGACGACGAGCGGATCGACCGTACGGTCGTCGTCGACGACTCGCCCACGGCGGCGATCCTCGACGCCGCGGCGGCTCACGACCTCCTCGTCCTCGGCGAGAGCCGACCGTCGATCCGCCGTTTCGTCTTCCGGGATCGCGTCGAACGACTGGCGCGGGAGACGGTCGATCCGGTCCTCGTGATTCGCGGCGAGTACCTCGAGGCGACGGCGGAGGACCCGGAATCCGGCGGCGAAAACGAGGAGTAG
- the thiD gene encoding bifunctional hydroxymethylpyrimidine kinase/phosphomethylpyrimidine kinase, whose protein sequence is MRTPAPEHRPVALTIAGSDSGGGAGIQADLATMAAHGVFGTSAITAVTAQHTRGVESTHVLPVEEVAAQLEAVTDDFAVGAAKTGMLATTAVIEAVAERARDFEFPLVVDPVMVATSGDRLLEPAAERAYEDLLGAATVATPNADEAEALTGIAVTDDETAREAGEAILETGVDAVLVKGGHVPGERVRDTLVTAETVRAFEHPRVGTDATHGSGCALAAAIAARLAKDEPLESAVEGATDFLARAVRYAYDVGEGHGAVNHMVPLRNEAAREPTAEEVQAVVDRFVAADVSALVPEVGMNVAGATPYAESVAETAAVEGRITNTLSGIQPNRGVRFGASSHVARFLLSAREFVPDLRFAVNCRFDADIEAALEALGWPIAEYDRGEQPAEIRDTEGSTMGWGARRALADRDDPPVAVVDRGEVGKEALVKLVAEDPETLADRTLALEREVTR, encoded by the coding sequence ATGCGAACACCAGCACCCGAGCACCGGCCGGTCGCGCTGACGATCGCGGGCAGCGACTCCGGCGGCGGCGCGGGGATTCAGGCCGACCTCGCGACGATGGCCGCCCACGGCGTCTTCGGCACGTCGGCGATCACCGCCGTCACCGCCCAGCACACCCGCGGCGTCGAGTCCACGCACGTCCTGCCGGTCGAGGAGGTCGCGGCCCAGCTCGAGGCCGTCACCGACGACTTCGCGGTCGGCGCGGCCAAGACCGGGATGCTCGCGACGACCGCGGTCATCGAGGCCGTCGCGGAGCGCGCCCGGGACTTCGAGTTCCCGCTGGTCGTCGACCCCGTGATGGTCGCGACCTCGGGCGACCGCCTGCTCGAGCCGGCGGCCGAACGGGCCTACGAGGACCTGCTCGGCGCGGCGACGGTCGCGACGCCAAACGCCGACGAGGCCGAGGCCCTGACGGGGATCGCCGTCACCGACGACGAGACGGCCCGCGAGGCCGGCGAGGCGATCCTCGAGACGGGCGTCGACGCCGTCCTCGTGAAGGGAGGCCACGTCCCCGGCGAGCGGGTCCGGGACACGCTGGTCACCGCGGAGACGGTCCGGGCGTTCGAACACCCCCGCGTCGGGACCGACGCCACCCACGGCTCGGGCTGTGCGCTGGCCGCCGCGATCGCAGCCCGACTGGCGAAAGACGAACCGCTCGAGTCCGCCGTCGAGGGTGCGACGGACTTCCTCGCCCGCGCGGTGCGGTACGCCTACGACGTGGGCGAGGGCCACGGCGCGGTCAACCACATGGTCCCGCTGCGAAACGAGGCCGCCCGGGAGCCCACCGCCGAGGAAGTCCAGGCGGTCGTCGACCGGTTCGTCGCGGCCGACGTCTCCGCGCTGGTCCCCGAGGTGGGGATGAACGTCGCCGGCGCGACCCCCTACGCCGAGTCCGTCGCCGAGACCGCCGCCGTCGAGGGCCGCATTACGAACACGCTCTCGGGGATTCAACCCAACCGGGGCGTCCGGTTCGGGGCCTCGAGCCACGTGGCTCGCTTCCTGCTTTCCGCGCGGGAGTTCGTCCCCGATCTGCGATTCGCGGTCAACTGCCGGTTCGACGCCGATATCGAGGCCGCGCTCGAGGCCCTCGGGTGGCCGATCGCCGAATACGACCGCGGCGAACAGCCGGCCGAGATCAGGGACACGGAGGGGAGTACGATGGGCTGGGGGGCCCGGCGGGCCCTCGCGGATCGCGACGACCCACCCGTCGCCGTCGTCGACCGCGGCGAGGTCGGGAAGGAGGCGCTCGTGAAACTCGTCGCGGAAGACCCCGAGACGCTCGCCGACCGGACCCTGGCGCTCGAGCGCGAGGTGACCCGATGA
- a CDS encoding APC family permease has protein sequence MSDSSSVGGTNVDGESPQLEPTVETDEATITDDAELERTLGLTGGLAIGIGTMIGAGIFVFPGLAAGQAGPAAAGSFAIGALVALLVALPASELATAMPKSGGGYYYISRGLGTLAGTVVGLSLWFGLVFATAFYLVGFGYYAVDTLAELGVAVGDGLVIPLALLFGAGFTVLNVTGTENAAKLQNGIVALLLSILVVFLGYGGLDAMGLIGDPSAPEQFAPFGTMPILTTAALVFTSYLGFAQVATVAGEMKDPGRNLPLAMVGSVLVVGVLYVATIFVATSAFGSERLAQFGETAMVEVGRHYLGAAGAVAIVFGGLLATMSSANASILSTSRAIYAVSKDALLPRRASNINLRYGTPHVALGMAGGPILVLVATGRVELLAEVASFLHLITYGLICVALLALRRDEPEWYDPDFRTPGYPVVPILGALASFALIGFMQRASQLIGVAIMLVTAGWYAYYARDVTLRGALQ, from the coding sequence ATGAGCGATTCGTCGTCGGTCGGCGGGACCAACGTCGACGGGGAGTCACCGCAGCTCGAGCCGACGGTCGAGACCGACGAGGCGACGATCACCGACGACGCCGAACTCGAGCGGACGCTCGGGCTCACCGGCGGCCTCGCCATCGGGATCGGGACGATGATCGGGGCGGGCATCTTCGTCTTTCCGGGGCTGGCCGCCGGACAGGCGGGCCCCGCCGCGGCGGGCTCGTTCGCGATCGGCGCGCTCGTCGCGCTGCTGGTCGCGTTGCCCGCGTCCGAACTCGCGACGGCGATGCCGAAAAGCGGGGGCGGCTACTACTACATCTCCCGCGGTCTGGGGACGCTCGCCGGGACCGTCGTCGGACTGTCGCTGTGGTTCGGACTGGTGTTCGCGACGGCGTTTTACCTCGTCGGCTTCGGCTACTACGCCGTCGATACGCTCGCCGAACTCGGTGTCGCGGTCGGCGACGGGCTCGTCATCCCGCTTGCGCTGCTGTTCGGCGCGGGCTTTACCGTGTTGAACGTCACCGGGACGGAAAACGCGGCGAAGCTCCAGAACGGGATCGTCGCGTTACTGCTGTCGATCCTGGTCGTCTTCCTCGGATACGGCGGCCTCGACGCGATGGGGCTCATCGGCGATCCATCCGCGCCCGAACAGTTCGCGCCCTTCGGCACGATGCCGATACTGACGACGGCGGCGCTCGTGTTCACCTCGTATCTGGGCTTCGCACAGGTCGCGACCGTCGCCGGGGAGATGAAAGACCCCGGCCGGAACCTGCCGCTGGCGATGGTCGGCTCCGTCCTCGTCGTCGGCGTCCTCTACGTCGCGACGATCTTCGTCGCGACGAGCGCCTTCGGGAGCGAACGACTCGCGCAGTTCGGCGAGACGGCCATGGTCGAGGTCGGCCGCCACTACCTCGGCGCGGCCGGTGCCGTCGCGATCGTCTTCGGCGGGCTGCTCGCGACCATGTCGAGCGCGAACGCGTCGATCCTCAGCACGTCTCGAGCCATCTACGCCGTCTCGAAGGACGCCCTGTTGCCGCGACGGGCGAGCAATATCAACCTCCGCTATGGCACGCCCCACGTCGCGCTGGGGATGGCCGGAGGGCCGATCCTCGTGCTGGTCGCGACCGGTCGCGTGGAACTGCTCGCGGAGGTCGCCTCGTTCCTGCATCTGATCACGTACGGGCTGATCTGCGTGGCCCTGCTCGCACTGCGTCGCGACGAACCGGAGTGGTACGACCCCGATTTCCGGACTCCCGGTTACCCCGTCGTCCCGATCCTCGGCGCGCTCGCCAGCTTCGCCCTGATCGGCTTCATGCAACGCGCGTCACAGCTCATCGGCGTCGCGATCATGCTCGTGACCGCCGGGTGGTACGCCTACTACGCCCGCGACGTCACGCTCAGGGGGGCACTCCAATGA
- a CDS encoding TIGR03560 family F420-dependent LLM class oxidoreductase, whose amino-acid sequence MSPADGDAALETGIVLPQYGTGIETVRETALAAERLGYAAVWLEDHFQSWIGDPRRATQECWTTLSAVAEATDEVRLGTLVTSQSYRHPALLAKMAAQVDRISDGRLELGLGGGWYEAEYDRFGYEFREPPAERLRRLAETIEIVQGLWRNESYSHEGRHLEVDLEDAFCEPQPVQEPHPPIWIGGGGEQFTLRYTAELADGWNYGTLEPAGFADKLDVLREHCESEARYDAIRKSAELFVFVGETTAAAEGKREAFRDEFLPADGPSEPREFFLSGYLGTAPTGTPAEVRDRLADYADAGIEEVMLAVPNAVDGGDESLALLADELTD is encoded by the coding sequence ATGAGCCCTGCCGACGGCGACGCCGCCCTCGAGACCGGCATCGTCCTGCCCCAGTACGGCACCGGGATCGAGACGGTCCGGGAGACCGCACTCGCGGCCGAGCGGCTGGGCTACGCCGCGGTCTGGCTCGAGGACCACTTCCAGTCGTGGATCGGCGACCCGCGGCGGGCGACACAGGAGTGCTGGACGACCCTGAGCGCGGTCGCCGAGGCCACCGACGAGGTGCGACTGGGGACGCTCGTGACCAGCCAGTCCTACCGCCATCCCGCCCTGCTGGCGAAGATGGCGGCGCAGGTCGATCGGATCAGCGACGGCCGGCTCGAGCTGGGACTGGGCGGGGGCTGGTACGAGGCCGAGTACGACCGCTTCGGCTACGAGTTCCGGGAGCCACCCGCCGAACGGCTCCGCCGGCTGGCCGAGACGATAGAGATCGTACAGGGGCTCTGGCGAAACGAGAGCTACAGCCACGAGGGCCGCCATCTCGAGGTCGACCTCGAGGACGCCTTCTGCGAACCGCAGCCGGTTCAGGAGCCCCACCCACCGATCTGGATCGGGGGCGGCGGCGAGCAGTTCACGCTGCGCTACACTGCCGAACTGGCGGACGGCTGGAACTACGGCACCCTCGAGCCCGCGGGGTTTGCCGACAAGCTCGACGTGTTGCGGGAACACTGCGAGAGCGAGGCCCGGTACGACGCGATCCGCAAGTCCGCCGAGCTGTTCGTCTTCGTCGGCGAGACGACCGCGGCGGCCGAGGGAAAACGCGAGGCCTTCCGGGACGAGTTCCTGCCCGCGGACGGCCCGAGCGAGCCCCGCGAGTTCTTCCTGTCGGGCTACCTCGGGACGGCACCCACCGGGACGCCGGCCGAGGTCCGCGATCGGCTCGCCGACTACGCCGACGCCGGCATCGAGGAGGTCATGCTCGCGGTGCCGAACGCGGTCGACGGCGGGGACGAGAGTCTGGCGCTGCTGGCCGACGAACTCACCGACTGA